The genomic interval GGCGGGCCATCGCCGGGTCGGCCGTCGCGATCCCGGCGCTGCTCGCCGGCTATCTCGCCATCTCCGGTACGTCGGCCGGTGCGGCCGAGACCCTGCTCTCGCAGGGCAGGCCGGCCACCGCCTCCTCGACCCAGTCCGCCGGCTACCCCGCCTCGGCCGCGGTCGACGGCAACCCCGGCACCCGCTGGTCCAGCGGCTTCGCCGACCCGCAGTGGATACAGGTCGACCTCGGCGCGGTCACCCCGGTCAGCCGGGTCGTGCTGAACTGGGAGGGCGCCTACGCCCGCGCCTTCACCATCGAGACCTCGACCAACGGCTCCACCTGGACGACCGTGCACAGCAGTACCACCGGCAGCGGCGGCAACCAGGAGATCGGCGTCACCGGCAGCGGGCGGTACGTCCGGCTGCACGCCACCCAGCGGGGCACCGCGTACGGGGTGTCGCTCTGGGAGTTCCAGGTGTACGGCGAGACCGGCACCAACGCCTGCGGCACCGGCAACGCCGCCCAGGGCCGGCCGGCGACCGCCTCCTCCACCGAATCCGCCGCCTACCCGGCCTCGGCCGCGGTCGACGGCAACACCGGCACCCGCTGGGCCAGCGCCGCCGCCGACCCGCAGTGGCTCCGGGTCGACCTCGGCAGCACCCAGTCGATCTGCGGGATCACCCTGGTCTGGGAGGCCGCCTACGCCACCGCGTACCAGATCCAGACCTCCACCGACGGCTCGACCTGGACCACCGTGCACACCAGCACCACCGGCACGGGCGGAACACAGAACCTGACCGTCACCGGCACCGGCCGGTACGTCCGGATGTACGGCACCGCCCGGGCGACCGGGTGGGGCTACTCGCTCTGGGAGCTGGCGGTACGGACCGGCAGCGGCGGGCCGACGACGCCGCCGACCACCACCCCGCCGCCGGCCACCACTCCGCCACCCGGCGGCAGCGTGCTGCTGTCGTACCAGAAGCCGGCGGTCGCCTCCAGCAGCCAGAACGACGGCACCTGCTTCGAGTGCCTGCCCGCCCGGGCCTTCGACAACGACCCGGCCAGCCGGTGGGCGACCAGCACCACCACCGGATGGGTCGACCCCGGCTGGATCTACGTCGACCTGGGCGCCACCGCCAGCATCACCCAGGTGGTGTTGCAGTGGGACCCGGCCTACGCCACCGCCTACCAGATCCAGGTCTCCGCGAACGCGAGCAGCTGGACCCCGATCTACTCCACCACCGGTGGCCGGGGCTTCAAGGAGACGCTGAACGTCACCGGCACCGGCCGGTACGTGCGGATGTACGGCACCGCCCGGGTTGGCCCGTACGGCTACTCGCTCTACGAGTTCAAGGTCTACGGCACCGGGGGCAACCCGACGACCCCACCGGCGATGCCGCCCGACCCGACGTTCCCGGCCAACAACCTCGTCTGGAGCGACGAGTTCAACGGCGCGGCCGGCAGCAAGCCCGACCCGGCAAAGTGGACGATCGACCCGGGCACCGGGCAGAACAACGAGATCCAGTACTACACGAACAACAACAACGCCTCGATGAACGGCACCGGCGCCCTGGTGATCGAGGCACGTCGGGAGACGGCCGGCGGGCGCGACTACACCTCGCACCGGATGAACACCGGCAACAGGTTCCACGTCCAGTACGGCCGGATCGAGGCCCGGATCCAGGTCCCGAAGGGCAACGGCCTCTGGCCCGCCTTCTGGATGATGGGCGCCGACTTCCTCACCGGGCGGCCGTGGCCGTACAACGGGGAGATCGACATCATGGAGGTGCTCGGCCGGAACACCCTGGAGGGATACTCGACGCTGCACGCACCGCAGTACAACGGCGGTGGCGGCTACGGGCAGAAGTATCCGGCGCCGGGCGGGGTCGACTTCTCCGCCGGCTTCCACGTCTGGGCCGCGGAGTGGGACAGCCGGGGCATCACGTTCAAGGTGGACGGCCAGACGGTCTTCTACGCCAGCAAGGAGACGGTGGAGTCGACCCGTGGCCCGTGGGTCTTCGACCACCCCTTCTATCTGATCCTCAACCTCGCCGTCGGCGGTGACTTCCCCGGACCGGTCGATTCGAGTACGCCGTTCCCGTCCCGGATGCTCGTCGACTACGTACGCGTCTACCGCTGAACATCGGATGGCCGGTACGGCGGACCGGCCACTCCGCGGCACACCCCCGGTGTCGGATCACCGCTTCGGGTATTCGGGCCCTTGCCTCGGTTTCGCCCGCACGCCACCCTGTTAGGCATGGGGGCGGCATGGTCGTAGCTCACGAAAGCGCCTACGGTGTCAGCGTTTTCGGGGAGTCCGGCGACGGCGGCGTCGACACGGTACGGCTGGAGATCCTCGGCTCGGTGCGGGCCTGGCGCGGTGGGCACCAGATCGCCTTCTCCTCACCCGGCCAACGGGCCGTGCTCGGCCTGCTGGCGCTCGCCGCCGGCCGGCCGATGACCCGGGCCGAGATCATCGACGTGCTCTGGGACGACAGCGAACCGCCGGCGACGGCCACCAACGTGATCCAGACGCACGTCAAGAACCTCCGTCGACTGCTCGAACCCGACCGGCGCACGCACACCGCCAGCGCCGTCCTGCCCCGGGTCGGCGACGGGTACGCGGTGGGCGTACCCGCCCGCAACCTCGACCTCTGCGTGTTCCGGGAACTCGCCGGGGCGGCCTCCGAGGCGTACCGCCGGGACGACCTGGCCGGTTCGGTCCGGCTCTGGCAGCGGGCGCTGGCGCTGTGGCGGGCCGAACCGCTGGTCGACGTCCCCTCGCTCGCCGGGCACCCGAAGGTCGTCGCGCTGGCCGAGGAACGCCGGGCGGCGGTACGCCGGTACGGCGAGGTCATGATCGCCGTCGGCGGGGCCGCCGACGTGCTCCCGGCGCTGGAGGAACTCGCCGCCGGCAGTCCGCTGGACGAGACCGCCCAGGCACTGCTGATCCGCGCCTACCACGCGCTCGGCCGCCGGGACCGGGCCGTCACGGTCTACCGCGCCGTCCGTCGGCGCCTCGTCGAGGAGTTGGGAGTCGAACCCGGCCCCGAACTGGCCGGCGCCTACCGGGACGCGCTGCGGGCCGCCGAGACGGCGGCACCGGCCACCGCGCCCGATACCCGCGACACGCCGGCCGTCCCCGCGCAGCTCCCCGCCGACGTACCCGGATTCTGCGGCCGCTCGGCCGAACTCGCCAGGCTGGACCGGCTGCTGGTGCGCCCCGCTCAGCACGCCCGGCCGGACCCGTCGACCGTCCCCGTCGTGGTGCTCGCCGGCACCGCCGGAGTCGGCAAGACCGCCCTCGCCCTGCGCTGGGGGCACCACGCCCGGCACCGGTTCCCCGACGGACAGCTCTACGTCAACCTGCGCGGCTACGACGTCGACCGGCCGATGCCGCCGCAGGAGGCGCTGGCCGGGTTCCTCCGCGCACTGGGCGTACCCGGCACCGAGGTGCCGTTCGACCTCGACGAGTGCGCGGCACGGTACCGCAGCGCCCTGGACGGCCGGCGGATGCTGATCGTGCTGGACAACGCCGCCTCGGTGGAGCAGGCCCGGCCGCTCCTCCCCGGCAGCGCCTCCTGCGCCGTGCTGGTCACCAGCCGGGACACCCTCGCCGGGCTGGTCGCCCGGGACGGCGCCGAGCGGATCGAACTCGGCCTGCTCACCAGCGCCGACTCGGTCGAGCTGCTCTGGCGCACCCTCGGCGAGCGGGTCGCCCGGGAACCGGCCGCCGCCGCGGCGCTCGCCGAGCGCTGCGCCCACCTGCCGCTGGCGCTGCGGGTCGCCGCCGAACTCGTGCTCACCCGACCGACCGCACCGCTGGCGGTACTCGTCGCCGAGCTGGCCGACCAGCAGCACCGGCTCCGGCTCCTCGACGCCGGGGGCGACCCGCGCACCGGCGTACGGGCGGTGCTCTCCTGGTCGTACCAGCAACTGCCGTCCGCCGCCGC from Plantactinospora sp. BC1 carries:
- a CDS encoding discoidin domain-containing protein, whose translation is MDSALSPPRRRPSRARRWRAIAGSAVAIPALLAGYLAISGTSAGAAETLLSQGRPATASSTQSAGYPASAAVDGNPGTRWSSGFADPQWIQVDLGAVTPVSRVVLNWEGAYARAFTIETSTNGSTWTTVHSSTTGSGGNQEIGVTGSGRYVRLHATQRGTAYGVSLWEFQVYGETGTNACGTGNAAQGRPATASSTESAAYPASAAVDGNTGTRWASAAADPQWLRVDLGSTQSICGITLVWEAAYATAYQIQTSTDGSTWTTVHTSTTGTGGTQNLTVTGTGRYVRMYGTARATGWGYSLWELAVRTGSGGPTTPPTTTPPPATTPPPGGSVLLSYQKPAVASSSQNDGTCFECLPARAFDNDPASRWATSTTTGWVDPGWIYVDLGATASITQVVLQWDPAYATAYQIQVSANASSWTPIYSTTGGRGFKETLNVTGTGRYVRMYGTARVGPYGYSLYEFKVYGTGGNPTTPPAMPPDPTFPANNLVWSDEFNGAAGSKPDPAKWTIDPGTGQNNEIQYYTNNNNASMNGTGALVIEARRETAGGRDYTSHRMNTGNRFHVQYGRIEARIQVPKGNGLWPAFWMMGADFLTGRPWPYNGEIDIMEVLGRNTLEGYSTLHAPQYNGGGGYGQKYPAPGGVDFSAGFHVWAAEWDSRGITFKVDGQTVFYASKETVESTRGPWVFDHPFYLILNLAVGGDFPGPVDSSTPFPSRMLVDYVRVYR
- a CDS encoding tetratricopeptide repeat protein gives rise to the protein MVVAHESAYGVSVFGESGDGGVDTVRLEILGSVRAWRGGHQIAFSSPGQRAVLGLLALAAGRPMTRAEIIDVLWDDSEPPATATNVIQTHVKNLRRLLEPDRRTHTASAVLPRVGDGYAVGVPARNLDLCVFRELAGAASEAYRRDDLAGSVRLWQRALALWRAEPLVDVPSLAGHPKVVALAEERRAAVRRYGEVMIAVGGAADVLPALEELAAGSPLDETAQALLIRAYHALGRRDRAVTVYRAVRRRLVEELGVEPGPELAGAYRDALRAAETAAPATAPDTRDTPAVPAQLPADVPGFCGRSAELARLDRLLVRPAQHARPDPSTVPVVVLAGTAGVGKTALALRWGHHARHRFPDGQLYVNLRGYDVDRPMPPQEALAGFLRALGVPGTEVPFDLDECAARYRSALDGRRMLIVLDNAASVEQARPLLPGSASCAVLVTSRDTLAGLVARDGAERIELGLLTSADSVELLWRTLGERVAREPAAAAALAERCAHLPLALRVAAELVLTRPTAPLAVLVAELADQQHRLRLLDAGGDPRTGVRAVLSWSYQQLPSAAARAFRMLGPHPGPDVDRYAAAALFDTEPEPARHLLDTLARANLVQTAGNHRYTFHDLLRAYATERCAADEPASAADAAADRLFDYELAAATAAIDTLYPAERHRRAPVHRPPVPPPPMPDPQAAREWLDAERPTLVATAVRAAERGRSAHAVRLTLTLLRYLESGGYFADAERMHTHALAAARQDGDRVTEAHLLTGLAVMYAQQGRYAPSIARLREAVALSRENGDSAGEARALGNLGHVQQRQGRYDEAAEALRAALLLCRRAGDPAGEARAGGNLGHVLLRQGNYREAGVHLRTAAVLCRRIADATGEAYALTSLGDLHLRAGRLRTAAGRHRRALALFEAVGDRAGRALALDGLGRVRLRQGDHESALELVEQALTLLRRVGERAGEAASTNSLGEILHRLGRPEPARAQHSGALSLATEIGDAYEQARAHAGLSRAYRAAGDDGRAETHWSSANALYRMLGVPEAAESPDRLAVLGRPS